The region TCCATGCACGGCAGCGTGCCGTGAAAGTTGTCACCCGACGCCTCATGTGTCAACGTCTCGATATCGTCTGCATGTCGCCAACGCGCCAAAGTGACCATCAATGTAACCATGGCGATGTAAGCTCGTAGCCTATTGACCATCGCTAGACGGCAATACAATGTGGACGTCGCCGGATGATGGCGACACAATGCTCTTCTTCTGCCGGCGGCGCTGTCCTCCTCATCGCGCAAGCTCAAAAACATCTGGTGGCATGTACACGGCACCGGGCTTCGGCCGGCGGCGCGAGCGCCCACGCTGCCGAAGGTACCCTCCTCCCAGCGAACTCTTCCGTGCGTGCGGCCGCGTTGGAGCGGCCGGCAGAGGCACTGGAGGAGCAGCGGCAGAAGGATCAGAAAGAACGCCTCGACGAGCGAGCACCCGTCCGCCGGCACGCCGCTGAATATTGTCGCCATATGTTACGTCGGAGTAGGATCGGTGTCTGGCTGGTACGTCGATGTTCGTCGCCTTATATGAGAGCAAGCAGGAATTCCGTCCGGAGGCGGCAAGCATATGACAGCTATGCTGGAGTGTCCCCGGTTATAGCTACTGGAAGCTAAGCAGCTCGGGCTTTGTCCATCCTTAATTCGGAAATAAAACATGTATTTCCAACTATAGTACTGTAGAACCTAGATCTATTTCCTGTCGAACTCGGACAAGGCGATCGCCTTCCCATTTATAGTAGAATACTAACGGTAGGGGTCGGAGACCGTATTTCTTTTCTTCAAGTACGGAGACGGTTTAGTACTCCCGTGGCGTATAGTACTAGTTCGCAGACCATAGAAACGCTCACCCCTCCGGCCACATGGGCTGGCCCAATTAGAAAACTCTATGTACGTTTCCACCTGGAAAGGTTCCGGCCTTCTATGTCTCTGTTTTCTGTATTACTCAGGTTTTACTGGGTTTCTCTTTCCTTttttgtttaaaaaaaataaaattcaTGGATAATTTTAAAAACCTGggaagatttttttttcaaattttaaatatttttaaatgcattatttttttgaatttgttagAATTTTTCAAAGACATGATTTTTTTGGATTCGTAATCATTTCTAaaatttgtgttttaaaataaataaattatatgATGAGTAGAACCAGGCCCAACCCATAAATTGCAAGTCCAAACAAGTCCAGCTCAGGGAAGGGTATCGCTACCCGTTTCCAACTTCcaataaaacaaaaagaaaagacaaTTTAAGAAATCATGAATACTTTTTAAAACCTGAGAACACCTTTTCTAATttgtaaaaataataattaatgcaTCGTTTCTATGAACTTGTtagtatttttcaaattcttgattgtTTCTGGATTCACGGTCATTttaaaattttgtgaactttttcaagGTTTTCGTGAACGGATAAATTGCAAGTCCAAACAGGACCTGCTCAGGGAATGGGTATTGCAACCCATAACACGTAACTGTTCTTCTCTTACTATGTTGGTATGTTGTATTTTATGGTGAATTAGGGCGATGCTGGGCATCGGCACGCCGGCAGAACGTTTCGGCCGGTCGCACCCTAGCCATCAGATCTCCTAAAATGATTTTGGAGATAGAACAACTTGTTTATGGAGTTAGCCCCCAGTGGAGAAGCAAGGCTTCCAGACTCGCCATCAATCCAAGCAAAGCAGTCTTcccaaactactccctctgtcccataatgtaagatattttttgacactacattagtgttaaaaaatgtcttacattatgagacggagggagtaactaatTGTTGAATTAATACTTGCTATACTAATAGCTCTTCAATCTGTTTATTGCTGATTCATTGTCCTTTCCCTTTGCTCTAGCGTTAGTCGCAGGAATCCCTCTTGCGTTAGTCGTAGTCATTTATTCGACCCACAAAGCATGTAAATATTTTTCACAACTTAAAAAACCTAGCTCATAAAAataaaacatttgcaaacctaggaACACAAGCAACGCGGCGAAGCTTGCACTGCCCTTCTATTTTTTTTCAAACGGGGTTGGTTACCCGGGTATGACATGTCCAAAAATTAATGCCCGATGTCTGAATCGTTTACATTTTTTTCTTTGCAGGGTAAAATTCGTTTGCTTTTTAGGGAGAAATTACATCAAATAACATGTCATGGATGATAAAACTTGGTGGATCGCCGACCCAATCCACCTCAGTTTTAGAATCAAAAAGAAAATCTAGCTAGATTATGCGTCATCCGATTAACATCCCTCGGCCAGTGAAAGAACTCCACTGAACCAATTTCTTGAGCTGACGTTTGCTTGGTAAAGAGGAAAGCTCTATCCCAAGTGGGAGCTCTATCCCAAGTGGGGGGCTTACTGAGGGCAGGCTATCTGGCCAATTAATCGGACAGCAAATCGAATGTACTCTTCACATGGTCAGCCTCAGTTTATAAAACTTCCCATTTGTGGTGCAAGTTGCCTACTATCTTTTTCTTCTGTAGACGTGGACTACTGCTCCCAAATGACCAAAACCAAGAACGTAATCACCTCTCAAGGAAAAGATTATGTGTAATCATGTTTGGAATCCACGCCCTAGTGGGCCAATTTATCGCTTATATAGTACTGCATTGGAAGGTGGAAGGATCATTAAAAAGCCAGAAATCGTACTGTAGCAGAACGAGGGACGTGCACGCGCGCTAGTCGGTTTGGCACCACATATGAGACTTTACCCTCGACGGTTGTGCGCGAAGAGTTTGACCAAATTAAGGGTATCCTATCCCATTCTCCTTCCGCCGGAGAAACAATACTTACTTCATTAGTGGAGTTTTTTTTTAAGTATCACATGTCCTTGTAATCACAcccttagactagccacagtggaagCAACCtcagtagtaacatcgagtccaactcaggaaatttgcttatgtggcaatgagttaatgaggagagagatagtttgagtaacttagctaggtACCGTAACATCACATATCccgatgcaatatgagtctataacctaataaatgaagctttgcataacACCACACTTATGTTATtacccattatgaaggtagtaacatggtCTAGGGATAcacgtatgttactagtgtatgttagactacccacagtgggagtaacatagatagtaacatcacacatatctagataaaatagatgatgtggcaagcaataaatgaagaaagagaggtatATGGTAACATAactagttactactagtatgagtaacatcacatatatcaaggcaagatgagtctatggcctaataaataaagtgttgtATGTTAccgcacatatgttactccccactatagaggtagtaacatagagtagtaacatgcccatgttactactctatgttactacccattgtggctagtcttattatccactatggctagtcttacacaaaataaaattacatcaaatttttggggtgccgaagtctttttttctctcttgcatTCATACACGGTGCACCGTGAGGGTAGTTTGATGTCGTCTCTAGGCCTCATCCGCCTCAGCGGAGCAATCTTTTAAAAACCCGGGAGATTGTAGAAGGAGTGACTGAAAAGTCGTGGATGCAAACCAGGAGACACCGGCAGCTATGATTTACAAAGCAAAGGTCATCACACACGGTTCGAAACCTCTATCAAGTACGATTTGACGAACCACTGGCGTGCATCAATATACGATTGTGGATGCCATCGCACTCACTAttaaaattgtgtgtgatggaatGGCGGATTGCAAACAGTCTAAAAAATAAAACATGTGTGACGTAGGCATTTATCTTACACACTTTCCCGATAACCATACTGATAGCACATCCCACGTTCTGCTACAGTCCAATACTTTGTGATGATCGTTTGCCTGTCCTTCACCATCATGAAGAAAACTTCAAGTTCACTGAAGTAGTCTGGGCGAAATAATTTTCGTTACCCTGTTACTAATCATGTAGTTTGCGAGGCATTGCTTAATCAACTGCTTCGGAAACTATCAAAAACAAAAATATTCTAATATTGTTGCTTAAATATTCATTATCCGCCATCCTTCGTTGTTGTCTGAATGCGTAAGCAAAGGGTTTCATTTGATCACCCATCTCTTTATCCTATTGATCTTTCTAAGTTTCTTTACTTAATGTTGATTCATGGATATCTCATTTTTCCGTATGCAAAATAGGTCAAAATGTGGGTCTATATCCCTGAGATATGTACCTACATGTAAGAAGTAAATGCACTATAGGCCATGTGATCAATCTAACCTCGATAGTAAACAACATGGTTTCCTATTGTCATCATGCAATAAGTAGATACTGAGATAAATTAAGAATTTGCACACTATCAATAATAGCTTGATTatgaagatttttcatgctagTAAAGCAACATAGTAGTTCAGACCGGAAATACTTACTAATTACAACAATCTTAACAATCAATAAATATAGCAATTCAATATATTGTTAACATAACTGAACTAAACATGGCATATTTAAAAAGGAGATTGCCTAACCGAACACTTACATAAATGAACATCGAATTGTGCATAATTTAACTATTCGGTGCATAGTAAAACATCACATTGCACAATCAACTAGAACAAAGGCTTAACAAGCTATAACTAGGGCTTAATTGGCTAGAAAACTAGGCTTACTTAGGTAAAACAAGTTACTCGTTGGAGAAGGAGGAGGTGCTGATGGGATAATTCCCCTTGAAATAGCCCAAGGCATGCACATCATCGGTGCCCTCCTTGTTGAAGGAGGAGACGTTAGGTGCAACCTTGATAGCTGAGGAGCCCGAGCCGTCGATGCCGGTCCTAGCATTCAAAAATGTGAAAAGAGGCTTGATGGTGTGGCCAACTCTAGTGGTCTCGGTGACTGAAGATCTCAAGCTACTGGGGCTGGCTCTGGTCTTCAAGAATGCCAAACCTCGCTCCAAGAGTGAGCCTTTGTGGAGCTTGACGACAGAGGAGCCCCAGCAATGGACACTACCCACTCCGATTGTGCCATGTTGAAGTCAACGACTTTAATGAGCTCGATGTCATCTCCATCTttggccaaataaaaaaaaatgcAAAATCCATCGATTGAGCGCGCCTAACATCACATTTCCGCGCGCACGGAGGCATCGATGGTCAACATGCTCCTTTAGGATCTTGGGGTTGGTGTACATGGTGGCAACCACGACCGCGAGTTGCCTCTTGGCGACCATATGCTCCTCAATGGTGGAGGAGCCCGACCAACGGACATGGTTCCTGCGATATGTGGTGGACCATCCGTCGGTCTTTGGTGGCGATGCTTTGGTAGAGTAGATGAAGATTTGGAGGCCAAAGTGTGTTACACATGTGCCATTAAAGCAAAtatagtttgtgagggtttggggaTGGATGAGTATCCTGAGGAGGAGGGATCAGTTTCTTACTTGAGCCGATCGAAGAGCCTACGCATGAGTAGGGGTTGCCTTGGAGGGTTGACATGGAGAAGTGGAGGTGGTCGAGAGTTTGAGGAGAGGAAGGGGGAAAGGTGGGAATATGGTTTTGGGGGTCGAATGAAAAGGGGGGAATGACATGGTTGGCAAAACAATTTTGCCGAGGTGGGAAAATTGGTACGAGAGAGGCATGCATCACACACGGTTTAACTAGTACAATCGTGTGCGCTAGCATAACGGGAGCATAATGCATAGAGTTAGCCTAAACAGGTTTATTGAACAGTAGAGGTTGGATTCCAATCCTAGTATCTATATTTACAACGGGCATCAATTGCACACAGGTTCCTAGTTTCAACAGTGTGCAACGGGTTGTACCATTGCACATGATTTTTTAATGTGACtcatgtgcgatgtgatttgcccAATCTGCAAATTAAGTGAACACATTGGCACTGAAAATCGGTTGCAAATTTAACGCACATATTGGCTAGAATAACTTGAACTAGGACATGGAGTTTCTGCACTCGGGTGCATATGCACTTGGATGAATAGTAAAATCGGATGAAATAAGGAGTAATGTgatttgtttttttaaataaacaTTGTTGGATGTTGTCTCAACTTGCAAAGTTTTGTGGTGAAAAAGCATTAATCACTAGGTTACGGTAATATGTGCTTGTCTCCGAAAAGAAGGATAAAAGGATAGATTAGCAAAGCAGTCACTCCCAACGGCCTCCCGGACTTCATATTCATCATTTTCTAAAGAAAGGGTAAGGGATCTCTTTTCTGCAACGAAAAAAAAATAAGCTCGGAGGTCTtgggaaagaaaaataaaaatgatgttCAAAAGGGCAGTATTTTAAAGTACTTTGGAACATCGATTTTGTGCTTTTTTGTCCAATACTCCACGGGTGTTTTTCCTTCACGAACTTTGCAGGTTGCTAAAACGTTCAAATGTTagaattatttgattttttttagaatttactGTCCATCACAGACGCATATGCACGCAGGAGCATCACCTCCGGACCTATTGTGTCTTACATATCATACTTGTTATTACAGCCCGAACAATAGATCAGGACTGTTATCAAAAGTAGCTAGTTGAGTGGTAAATTTTTATCTCTTCTCTATCtttactacttaaaaagaatgtaaAATTTCATGTTTCGCTTTTCTTTTCACCACCCCTTCACCTAATCTTCCCTGTATGATTAACAATCACATTAACTTACTTACCTTCTAAATCAATCCCGCTTTAATTCACTTACCAAACTTCTCATCAAAATATAACATAAATCACAGACTTAAAAAAAAGGTAAATAATGGGTATGATTAGATAACATATTAGCATATTTATAtctcgttgcaacacacgggcattgtcctagtactatactacttaaaaagaatgtaaGGTTTTATGTTTCACTTTTCTTTCCGCCACTCTTTCGTCCAACCTTTTTttatgataatcaatcaccttaatttacttatctTCTGAATCAATTTCATTTCAATTTACTTACCAAGCTTCTCATTAAAACATAAGGTAAATCATGGGCAGGAAttgataaacatttatttacacacTCGTATTAATATGGGCATGTAAAGATAACATATTAGAATATTTATAACATGCTACAACACACAGTCATTGTCCTAATAGTAAGATTCTGTAAGTTTACTTCAACGATAATTATTGGTTAATTTGTACCACTccttccgttcacttttgtaagtcgtttcagacaactgaaAATGAACTGCTTTGCACTGACTGAAATGTCTTTGAAGCCttgtaaaagtgaacagagggagtactaacaaATCGATGGAAATTGCGTGCGCAAATGGATGTCTAGCATGCACTTTTGGGATTCAAGAGTGGTCAACATAAGTCTCAGCTTTGCCGCAAAAAAAAACATAAGTCTCAGCTTTTCcctcgcaaaagaaaaaaacatAAGTCTCAGCTTTGTACTAATAGCTCGCTACTGACACGATGGAGTAAGTATATAAGTATAGTATCTCTCAAAAAAGCACCCCTACATACAAGCGAATCTACTGTAGGTGCAAAAGAAAACATACAATAGAATCGATTTGCATGCACGTTCGAATTCAGAATGTTTTCAATACTGGGAAAGTCGCTACCTGGAATCACACGTTGCATCAGGTAGCTAGCAGTAGCACCCACTAGGAGGAGGCTAGCTTAGCCACTCATGCTGGTATAAGTACAGGGCCCTGCTTCTCCAGCATTTTCCTCCTGTCCGGCCGAGAGATAGGATTGTTTTCCCCGGCCTGTCCTCGCGCGCTTCTTCCCAGCCAGCCACGAGCCACCTCCCACAAACCAATGCTAGCTTTGACTGCCCTGATCAGAAGAATCTAGCTAGCGACCAGACCGCCACTGCCATCTCTTCCAAATCAAACCACTGATCGATAAAAATACACGAGCTCCATCTCCACAATGGCTTCGGCGAACAACTGGCTAGGCTTCTCGCTCTCCGGCCAAGGGAGCCACCCACAGCCCCACCAGAAcggctcacccgccgccgccgccgccatcgacgtctCCGGTGGAGGCGACTTCTATGGCCTGCAAGGTCAGACGGCGCCGGATGCGCACCTCGGCATGTCTGGCCTACGGGCCGACGCCAACTACGGCGTCATGGATGCCTTCAACGGAGGCACCCAGGAAACCCAAGGTGAGCTGATGAGCTACTGTGCATGTACTACTTGAGCTCCAGCGCGCATGTATACCTTTCTCTAGCATCTGATGTTGGATGGGATCATGCGGTTACAGATTGGGCAATGAGGGGTTTGAACTACCACGGCGGCTCCTCCGAGCTGTCGATGCTAGTCGGCTCGAGCGGCGGGAGGAtgacggtggacgacggtgaggcgccGAAGCTCGAGGACTTCCTAGGCGGCAACTCCTTCTCCGACGTGCAGGACCACGCCGGCGGCTACCTGTTCTCGTCCGGAAGCGCGATGGGCAGCAGCGCGGCGGCTGGTTCACACGGCGTAGACGGCCGTGGCGGCAGCACCATAGAGCTGTCCATGATCAAGACATGGCTCCGGAACGACAATAACCAGGCGCAGCATGACCAGGAGATGAGCGCCGACGCGAGCGCGACCAGCTATGCGTGCTCCGGCGCGCCAGGGAGCACCGGCAACGGCGTGGGCGTCGCGAGCTCGCGTGGGCAGGGCCTGGCGCTCTCGATGAGCATGGGGTCGAACTCGCACCCGCAGATGCCGGTGGTCCCGGCGGCGGTGGGGACAGAGAGCACGTCGTCGGAGAACAAGCGGGTGGATTCGCCGAGCGCCGGCACGGCAGACGCCGTCCAGAGGAAATCCATCGACACCTTCGGGCAAAGGACCTCGATCTACCGAGGTGTAACAAGGTTAGCTAACGTGGATCTTCCTGGCTTCTGCTAGTGACCTAGAGGTGTTTAatttgcttctttggctcctgatgCCTGATCTTCGTTGcccattactccctctgtaaagaaatataagatcgtttagatcactaGTAGTTTCTTTCTTTCTCCCCCTCGATTGCACACTAATCTTTCTTCTTTTCGATGCCATTTTTGAGGGATCGATCTGCCTAGAATGCGTATGGTTAGAAGTAGCTAAGGAAAAAAGATGATTTTTGGATCCTGTGTACACTACAATTAGCTAGGAACTTCACAAAAACTTGTTAATAAGATTTGTAAAATTAGGAACAAAATCATGATCGCTCTAGTATTTTGCTAACAACATAATGCAATCAAAGCTAACTAATCTGATAGCAGTATATATGCTAGTACTTCACTTGTGCTATGCAACTTTCCACTTCACTTAGCCTTTAGGTAACACAATGCTTGTAATATAAGGTGATCCTCACAAAATGCACTAGTGGTACTATAGTTGACTAGGTAAAGGGGGGACACATATGCATCGAATTTCCATGATCTGCGTAGGGTTGTTTGGCCAATAGAAGTGTCGCTTTGATGCTTCAAAGCTGATTTTACTTTACGCGTTATTTGTTGTTAATTCGACCTGCAGGCATAGATGGACAGGGCGGTATGAGGCGCATCTATGGGACAATAGTTGCAGGAGAGAGGGGCAGACTCGCAAGGGGAAACAAGGTATAATGGGACTGTTCATGTAGTATATACATGGATATATAGTTCAATCATTAGCTAGATCTCAATCTTTTGGCAACTTCTATGGGATGTTCTTAAACATGTGATAATTAAGCTTTCTTCTTTCTGGTGTGTCAATGCTGGCCTCCCCTGGAATATGACACTGGAAATACTGATCATGGGAATGCAGTTTATCTGGGTAAGAATTTGTACTGATCTTTCGTGCAAGTATTCGATTACTACATATATTTGTATGGGCAAGTGTTCTGATGCTAGCTAAGTCCTCGATAGCACTTTAATTTCTCCTGGGTGAACATTTGCGTAGGCGGTTATGACAAAGAAGACAAGGCAGCTAGGGCTTATGATTTGGCAGCTCTAAAATATTGGGGCACAACCACAACAACAAATATCCCAGTAAGAAAAAAAATCTATAATAGATTGTTCTGTTTCCTTCTGCATGGGCAGCTACTGATCCTGTTTTTTCCTTTCACCTATAAAAAATCTGCAGATAAGTACTTATGAGAAGGAGATAGAGGAAATGAAACATATGACCAGGCAGGAGTACATTGCATATCTTAGGAGGTAACAATTGCTTGACCCATCCCAAGTAATGTTTTACAACATCACATGTATACATGTGTTGAAAGATTGCACGGTACGTAATTAAGCACGTCTCTGTTGGCTAACAATCACATGGATGCATATGATCATTCAACTGTAGGAATAGTAGTGGTTTTTCTCGTGGCGCGTCAAAATATCGCGGTGTAACCAGGTAACTATACTATTTACAGTGCGTGAAAACTGGTAGCCTACCAATCTAGTGGTACTAAATATATATCTTATGGTTTGACAGGCATCATCAGCAAGGAAGATGGCAAGCAAGGATAGGGAGAGTCGCGGGCAACAAGGATCTCTACCTCGGCACCTTCAGTAAGCCGCATAAACTATCACATCAAAGCGAAATTGCTTTCTCAGCTAGCTAAACCACTTGTTTAATTACTGTACTGGAGTAGTCCTAGTAGCAGTAGCTGTGCTGTGCTTCCGAGAACCAAGTCATGAAGCCCTAATTATTTACTACTCCAGCTCACGAAATCTCAGTAGTCTCGTAGGACGCAAGCGTTGCAATATTTTTATGCGTTCAAATGGCGCTTAAGATAGTGGAGTACGTACACCATTAACTATGTCCGAAATGTTCCTTTCCAAGCTTGTGTCTCGGAGCTGTCTGAGGAAACCGGGGCATGCGGTCAAGCACCGGTTTGAATATCCCCAGCGCCTCGCTTGAGCTTCGCGCCGTCGCATGCAGCTCGCGTTGCATGCGCCACCGcgccgtgcgtgcgtgcgtgcgtgcatgcatgcatgcaacgcgCAATATGCTCCACTGGCTGGTCAGTTGGGTAGACACACGCGTTGGTGAGCTAACCCTAATCATGCGCGTGCTGTGCAGCGACCGAGGAGGAGGCCGCGGAGGCGTACGACATCGCCGCCATCAAGTTCCGGGGGCTCAACGCCGTCACCAACTTCGAGATGAGCCGCTACGACGTCAAGAGCATCCTGGAGGGCAGCACGCTGCCGGTGGGCGGCGCGGCCAGGCGCCTCAAGGAGGCGGCTGAGCTCGCCGAGGCCGGCGTGTGGCGGGCGGAGGACGGCAGCATCGTCTCGCACCTGCAGGCCGACGCCATGGCCGGGTACCACCACGGCTGGCCCACGTCCATCGCGTTCGGCAGCCACCAGCAGCAGCAGTCCGCGGCGCAGCTCGCCCTGCACTACCCGTACGGCGTTGGCGGGCACGCCCGCGGGTGGTGTAAGCCGGAGCAGGACGCGGTGATCGCGGCCGCGCACGGCGGGCAGGACATCCAGGAGCTCCACCTGGGAAGCGGCGGCAGCACCCACAACTTCTTCCAGCCGGCATCGAGGGCCGCAGTTTACGGCAACGGCGGTGGCGGCGCCTGGTACCAAGGCCTCGGAGGCAACGCGTACATGATGCCGGTGGGCACGGTGGTGGACGCCGACCAGGGGCACAGCGGCAGCACGGCGACTACGGAGGAGGGGAGGCTCGTGGGGTACGGCGCCGAGGCTGGCGTCGACCCGTACGCGGCCATGAGGCGCGCCTACGAGCTCTCCCAGGGCTCCTCGTCCGTGAGCGTCGCCAAGGTGGCGGACGGCTACTCCAACAATTGGAGCTCGCCGTTCAATGGCATGGGGTGATCGGCCCCCTACGTTCGTGTTACTAATCAACTGCCACGCTTGTTGTAACGTACGTTGCGCGCACGAGTAACCGGAGACCAATTAAGTTCTGTAATTTTAGGATAGTCTAGAGCAGTGCATGAGCACGAGCGGTGCCTTCTGAAAGGTAGTAATGGCCAGCGATCGGTGAAGTAGGAGGACTTTGTAAATCACCATCGCTGTGCCGTTAGTTTTGGGGATTTCAGAAGGGAAAAATCAAGCTAATCTATCAAACAAACTTCCATGGCTACTTCATTCAATTGGTGGATCGTCGTCAGTTTGAACACATGCAGGAGTATACATATAGTAAGCTTGCAACTATCGTCTCGTGCAGTCGTGCATGCTTCCATGCATTTCACGGCCAAATGAGCAGTGCATCTCAAAGATTAAAAAGCATTGAATTAACTACTCCGCTCGATCGACTTGGAGAACGCAGAGGCACATGCATGCGGTTATGGATGACCGGGCTTTGACTGCTTGAGGTAGCTAGTGCTTTTCCTGCTCTAGCTAAGGTCCTCTTGGAAAGAATGGAACACAAACAAAATACAGGGAACATGTTCAATCCCACTGAAAGGATAATTCGCTTTAAAGAGACATGCATGCATGGGTGGCATCAAACTAGGGTTTGGTCAAAACTTTGTTCGTACTTTCTTCAACAAGAGCTTTGCAAATGAAGGATTTCCCATAAACAGAGGGCATGCATGTATTAAAAATGAAGTATAGTAATTGAAGGGAGCGCCTGGAGCTCACTCATTGAGTATTTCTCAAGTGGCGCCACTACTATTTCAGTTCAATCTATATGTACTAGTATGTATTCAGCCTTGGTTATTCATTTGTGTGGTTCCAAACCAACAATCGTGCAGGCTAAGCTTCAAAGTCAAGATTTTCAAATGGATGCTGCTAATAAGAGAGAACATCGGAAATATAAATCAAATAATTGAGTCTATGTACATAGAAGTTGACCATGTGTGAACCTTATGGATCCCGAGAAGAATGGATAGCTAGTCTAGGAGCTCTTTGGTTTGTAGAATTCTAAAATAATAGAAATCTAGGAAAATGTAGGAATATAATAGGAATGCATGCGTAAAATAGAGGAATGGAAATCACGGCAATTTTGTAAGTTTGgacgtttggttcacatgaatagaAAAACACATGAATcctaataaacatgatcaaatcaaaaTCAAACCACGTAGTAAAGTGTAATTAACAATATTATGCCACTAAGAATTCTAGTTTCATTCTTCATgcgtaggaatatgaaaaggaggtccAAGCAGATTATGAAATTCCTTTTAAACAGGTATCAAAGAAATTTCCTCCATTTTCTCCTTGCTCCATTGCTTTGAGTCAAATGCATGAATAGTGTAACTGTAGGAAAAAATTCTACACCTGCATTTTTCCTTTCAACCGCAAGTGAGGAGGCCCCTAAAGGGTACCCATCCATGAGCCTAGCCAAATAGTATTTCCATGGGCAAGAAGGAGCACTCAACGGGACGCAGAGTTTTTGAGCTCGAGCTCAAAGGAGCTCGGTGAacagtaaattctgaaaaaatgtaaAAGAATttcaaaaatctgaattttttttctgGGGTAAACATTGACAAAAAGTTTTCAGTGATTACAAAAATTCATCAAAGAATCACATTGgtagaagtcgtggcaaaaaaaaacgATGCTCCAAAAGTGTTATTTTCGAAAGCATTTTGAAGTCCTGATTTGTTTTTTTACCATGACTTCCACTAATGTGATTTCATGCTAAAATTTTgcaagcacttaaaacatttgaCAAAGTTCATCAttaaaaaatt is a window of Triticum dicoccoides isolate Atlit2015 ecotype Zavitan chromosome 2B, WEW_v2.0, whole genome shotgun sequence DNA encoding:
- the LOC119364829 gene encoding AP2-like ethylene-responsive transcription factor BBM2, translating into MASANNWLGFSLSGQGSHPQPHQNGSPAAAAAIDVSGGGDFYGLQGQTAPDAHLGMSGLRADANYGVMDAFNGGTQETQDWAMRGLNYHGGSSELSMLVGSSGGRMTVDDGEAPKLEDFLGGNSFSDVQDHAGGYLFSSGSAMGSSAAAGSHGVDGRGGSTIELSMIKTWLRNDNNQAQHDQEMSADASATSYACSGAPGSTGNGVGVASSRGQGLALSMSMGSNSHPQMPVVPAAVGTESTSSENKRVDSPSAGTADAVQRKSIDTFGQRTSIYRGVTRHRWTGRYEAHLWDNSCRREGQTRKGKQVYLGGYDKEDKAARAYDLAALKYWGTTTTTNIPISTYEKEIEEMKHMTRQEYIAYLRRNSSGFSRGASKYRGVTRHHQQGRWQARIGRVAGNKDLYLGTFTTEEEAAEAYDIAAIKFRGLNAVTNFEMSRYDVKSILEGSTLPVGGAARRLKEAAELAEAGVWRAEDGSIVSHLQADAMAGYHHGWPTSIAFGSHQQQQSAAQLALHYPYGVGGHARGWCKPEQDAVIAAAHGGQDIQELHLGSGGSTHNFFQPASRAAVYGNGGGGAWYQGLGGNAYMMPVGTVVDADQGHSGSTATTEEGRLVGYGAEAGVDPYAAMRRAYELSQGSSSVSVAKVADGYSNNWSSPFNGMG